Proteins from a genomic interval of Rhizobium etli CFN 42:
- a CDS encoding ETC complex I subunit has protein sequence MSAKIYRPAKTAMQSGKAKTHLWVLEFDQETPRKIDPIMGYTSSGDMRQQVKLTFETQALAEAYAQRNGIEYRVIAPKDPARQVVAYPDNFRYTRTQPWTH, from the coding sequence ATGTCTGCCAAGATCTATCGTCCTGCTAAGACCGCCATGCAGTCCGGCAAGGCCAAGACCCATCTCTGGGTGCTTGAATTTGATCAGGAGACGCCGCGCAAGATCGATCCGATCATGGGCTACACCTCCTCGGGCGACATGCGCCAGCAGGTAAAACTCACTTTCGAAACGCAGGCGCTTGCCGAAGCCTACGCCCAGCGCAACGGCATCGAATACCGAGTCATCGCGCCGAAGGACCCGGCTCGTCAGGTCGTGGCCTATCCGGATAATTTCCGCTATACCCGCACCCAGCCCTGGACGCATTGA